One stretch of Methanoregula sp. DNA includes these proteins:
- the iorA gene encoding indolepyruvate ferredoxin oxidoreductase subunit alpha → MERKYLLGNEAIAHACVESGVDFVSGYPGTPSSEVIDVLRIQPDRSYYLEWSVNEKVALENALAAAWCGIRALCTMKHVGLNVAADPLMTSAYTGVSGGLVILSADDPFAHSSQNEQDTRCYAHFARVPCFDPASVQEAHDMIPAAFAFSEEFGLPVIFRPTTRICHSKGDVMLGDVTPSTRKGEFHKDPRQYVVIPAHTRILHKKLNEKQPAIKKRLVELGFNRSEIRGKTAVIASGIAASYVQELLPSGVSFMKIGAYPIDEDWLGAFVNKHEKVLVIEELAPEVEEQVRQVAGCVPVFGKKNGYASYEGELSPPAVAAIMAKAGVLPTNPFPTVEPVQNLPPRPPILCAGCHHRVAFYAIKKVFKDAIYPSDIGCYTLGLQLGVVDTTICMGASITVGSGIAHSGEPRDVICTIGDSTFLHTGIQGLMNAVYNGANMTVVILDNRITAMTGHQPNPNTGATACGVESPPISLDAICRSCGASFVETIDPYDLTGMINVLEAAKKRTGVKVIIAKQMCVITARRAGIKRGRYQVDPETCTGCGSCVRFGCPAIEFSDDKARINDLCSGCAVCVQICPVGAIGREGKR, encoded by the coding sequence ATGGAACGAAAATACCTCCTTGGGAATGAAGCGATCGCCCATGCCTGTGTTGAATCCGGTGTGGATTTTGTGAGCGGTTACCCCGGTACACCTTCATCAGAAGTCATCGATGTACTACGGATACAACCGGACCGGTCATATTACCTTGAATGGTCGGTGAACGAGAAAGTGGCGCTGGAGAATGCCCTTGCCGCTGCCTGGTGCGGCATCCGCGCACTCTGCACCATGAAGCATGTGGGGCTCAATGTTGCTGCAGACCCGCTGATGACAAGTGCCTATACCGGTGTTTCCGGGGGTCTTGTGATCCTGAGTGCGGATGATCCGTTCGCGCACAGTTCCCAAAACGAGCAGGATACCCGGTGCTATGCCCATTTTGCACGGGTGCCCTGCTTTGATCCTGCCAGCGTGCAGGAAGCGCATGATATGATCCCCGCGGCATTCGCCTTTTCCGAAGAGTTTGGATTACCGGTGATATTCCGCCCGACAACCCGTATCTGTCACTCGAAAGGAGACGTGATGTTGGGAGATGTCACCCCTAGCACACGGAAAGGGGAGTTCCATAAGGATCCGCGCCAGTACGTGGTGATCCCGGCCCATACCCGCATCCTCCATAAGAAACTCAACGAAAAACAGCCTGCGATCAAAAAAAGGCTGGTGGAACTGGGATTTAACCGGTCTGAAATCCGGGGAAAGACGGCCGTTATTGCCAGCGGTATTGCCGCATCTTATGTTCAGGAACTGCTGCCATCCGGCGTTTCGTTCATGAAGATCGGTGCATACCCGATCGACGAGGACTGGCTGGGTGCCTTTGTCAACAAACATGAAAAAGTTCTGGTGATCGAAGAACTTGCCCCTGAAGTGGAGGAGCAAGTGCGGCAGGTTGCCGGTTGTGTGCCGGTATTCGGGAAGAAGAATGGGTATGCATCCTACGAAGGAGAACTATCCCCCCCTGCGGTTGCAGCGATCATGGCAAAGGCCGGTGTCCTGCCAACCAACCCGTTCCCAACCGTAGAACCTGTACAGAACCTGCCCCCCCGCCCGCCGATCCTCTGTGCAGGGTGTCATCACCGCGTGGCGTTCTATGCGATTAAAAAAGTCTTCAAGGACGCGATCTATCCCAGCGATATCGGGTGCTACACGCTGGGGCTCCAGCTTGGTGTTGTGGACACGACGATCTGCATGGGTGCGTCCATCACCGTAGGCAGCGGTATTGCCCATTCCGGTGAACCGCGCGATGTGATCTGTACGATTGGGGATTCCACATTCCTCCATACGGGTATCCAGGGCCTGATGAATGCGGTCTACAATGGTGCGAATATGACGGTCGTGATCCTCGACAACCGGATCACGGCAATGACCGGGCACCAGCCGAACCCGAATACCGGTGCAACTGCCTGCGGTGTGGAGAGCCCGCCGATCTCGCTCGATGCAATCTGCCGCTCCTGCGGCGCCAGTTTTGTCGAGACCATCGATCCGTACGATCTCACCGGTATGATCAATGTCCTTGAGGCTGCAAAGAAACGGACTGGTGTCAAGGTAATTATTGCCAAACAGATGTGCGTGATTACAGCGCGTCGTGCTGGTATCAAGCGCGGGAGGTATCAGGTTGACCCCGAAACCTGCACTGGTTGCGGCAGCTGCGTGCGATTCGGGTGCCCCGCAATTGAGTTTTCCGATGACAAGGCGCGGATAAATGACCTGTGCAGCGGGTGTGCCGTCTGCGTCCAGATTTGTCCTGTGGGGGCAATTGGCCGGGAGGGAAAGAGATGA
- a CDS encoding indolepyruvate oxidoreductase subunit beta yields the protein MSGSFDILMVGIGGQGTILASNILGEACLIEGRPVKGAETHGMAQRGGSVESHIRIDGLFGPLIPPGQVDLMISFDLLEALRYSHYLKKWGRIIANNHLVLPTSVYTQNLIVPTEDEIIAALKNHPLCLLDADKMAADAGSPLSQNVVMLGAASESIPLKPESLLEAVRRLVPKKTVEINLKAFESGRAFGGKC from the coding sequence ATGAGCGGAAGTTTCGATATCCTGATGGTGGGAATCGGGGGACAGGGAACGATCCTTGCTTCCAATATCCTTGGCGAAGCCTGTCTGATCGAAGGGAGGCCGGTGAAAGGAGCCGAGACGCACGGCATGGCACAACGCGGCGGTTCGGTGGAGAGCCATATACGAATTGACGGGTTGTTCGGCCCCCTGATCCCCCCCGGGCAGGTGGATCTCATGATCTCATTTGATCTTCTGGAAGCCCTCCGCTACTCCCATTACCTGAAAAAATGGGGCAGGATTATCGCGAATAACCACCTTGTGCTTCCCACATCGGTATACACGCAGAATCTCATCGTGCCAACGGAAGATGAGATCATTGCCGCGCTGAAAAACCACCCGTTATGCCTGCTGGATGCAGACAAGATGGCGGCCGATGCGGGAAGCCCGCTCTCCCAGAATGTGGTGATGCTGGGCGCCGCATCCGAATCCATCCCCCTCAAACCTGAGTCGTTGCTTGAGGCAGTCCGGCGCCTTGTCCCGAAAAAGACCGTGGAGATTAATCTAAAGGCGTTTGAGTCGGGACGGGCTTTTGGCGGGAAGTGTTGA
- a CDS encoding radical SAM protein: MPVKRSGSDCGRLSDSDWLKALSKRHIFIETYGCRYNFGDTAKLVEVLNQKGSTIVGSADIADAVVINTCTVVGPTERRMLRQISQYRDRDLYVTGCMPEVQREAIFSVCTPKFISPENIREEYRKIMTVTGGGPGIVQIAQGCLGQCTYCLTRLARGPLQSFSQEEIVSQIQAFVRSGVPEIQLTAQDVSAWGRDCGRTLPELLTAINDIPGRFMVRVGMMNPSTVNYCLDELTGVFAGDHIFKFVHIPFQSGSDAVLTRMGRGCTVAECEGIVSAFRKRFPDITIATDMIVGFPKETAEDFSRSCDMIGRVRPNKVNITRYSSRPFTPISSEKDFPDSVKKDRSRFLNARAEQIYADLNRPHIATVMPFIVTETLRKGSVMARTSNYTGIVLNEDLHLGHEGKAVITEDRRYFFIGKLVS; the protein is encoded by the coding sequence ATGCCGGTTAAACGATCCGGAAGCGATTGCGGCAGGCTTTCAGATTCCGATTGGCTGAAAGCGCTGAGTAAAAGGCACATCTTTATCGAGACCTACGGGTGCCGCTATAATTTTGGTGACACTGCAAAACTTGTCGAGGTTCTGAACCAGAAGGGAAGTACGATTGTTGGATCTGCTGATATTGCCGATGCCGTGGTTATCAACACATGTACGGTTGTAGGTCCCACGGAACGGCGTATGCTCCGGCAGATAAGCCAGTACCGGGATCGTGATCTGTATGTGACCGGGTGCATGCCGGAAGTCCAGCGGGAAGCAATTTTTTCGGTATGCACGCCGAAGTTCATCAGTCCTGAAAACATTCGTGAAGAATACCGGAAGATCATGACCGTCACTGGCGGTGGCCCCGGTATCGTTCAAATTGCCCAGGGCTGCCTTGGCCAGTGCACCTATTGTCTCACGCGCCTTGCACGCGGTCCTCTGCAGAGTTTTTCTCAGGAAGAGATCGTTTCGCAGATCCAGGCGTTTGTCCGTTCAGGGGTGCCGGAGATCCAGTTGACCGCGCAGGACGTGAGCGCATGGGGTCGTGATTGCGGGCGCACACTTCCCGAACTGCTGACTGCCATCAATGATATCCCGGGTCGGTTTATGGTAAGGGTAGGGATGATGAACCCCTCGACCGTGAATTATTGTCTTGATGAGCTTACCGGTGTATTTGCCGGCGATCATATCTTTAAATTCGTTCATATTCCGTTTCAGTCTGGTTCAGATGCTGTACTCACGCGAATGGGCAGGGGATGTACCGTGGCCGAATGTGAAGGAATTGTTTCAGCATTCCGAAAACGATTCCCGGATATCACCATTGCCACCGACATGATTGTTGGTTTTCCGAAAGAAACTGCAGAAGACTTTTCCCGGTCGTGTGACATGATTGGAAGAGTGCGCCCGAACAAGGTGAATATCACCCGCTATTCCTCCCGCCCCTTTACACCCATTTCTTCAGAAAAGGACTTTCCCGATTCGGTAAAAAAAGACCGTTCACGTTTTCTGAATGCCCGTGCTGAACAGATATATGCCGATCTTAACCGACCTCATATCGCTACCGTAATGCCGTTTATTGTTACAGAAACTCTCCGAAAGGGATCCGTGATGGCCCGGACGTCGAATTATACCGGTATTGTCCTGAACGAAGACCTTCATTTAGGACACGAAGGAAAAGCGGTCATCACAGAAGATCGCAGGTATTTTTTTATCGGAAAACTGGTGAGCTAG
- a CDS encoding RNA-guided pseudouridylation complex pseudouridine synthase subunit Cbf5, producing MESPNAENEQTAQKKKAPLWKGAGIIVVDKTQGPSSHEIAAWVGQMLGCEVGHSGTLDPQVSGLLLIMLGNAVRLAPLLLAHDKEYVCLMRLHGDVDTACIEKMGEEFTGRLYQRPPRKSAVKRNLRIRTIHKLEILSIEGRLVLFRVNCEAGTYIRSLCHHMGFALGVGGHMQELRRTRSGTFDELTMHTLHELKDACVATEAGDRAALESMVMSVDAAVPDLPVVTVRDTAIDAICRGAVLAGVGVISCDEFGKNQTVAVLSQKREFVCLGKALVPSSSFKPGETGLVIAPTAVFLQPGTYPRGWTKSDKPVQHNKKPAKKPVSKPARRTPAQFQRKRYH from the coding sequence ATGGAATCACCGAACGCAGAGAATGAGCAAACTGCACAGAAGAAAAAAGCACCCTTATGGAAAGGTGCGGGCATTATCGTAGTGGACAAGACTCAGGGGCCGTCAAGCCATGAGATCGCCGCGTGGGTAGGACAGATGCTCGGGTGCGAGGTGGGGCACTCCGGCACGCTCGATCCGCAGGTGTCCGGGTTACTCCTCATCATGCTCGGCAATGCGGTGCGTCTCGCGCCGCTGCTCCTTGCGCATGACAAGGAATATGTCTGCCTGATGCGGCTGCACGGCGATGTCGACACGGCCTGTATTGAGAAGATGGGAGAGGAGTTTACAGGCAGACTCTACCAGCGCCCGCCCCGGAAGAGCGCGGTGAAACGCAACCTCCGAATCCGCACCATCCATAAACTCGAGATCCTCAGCATTGAAGGACGACTTGTCCTTTTCCGGGTGAACTGCGAGGCAGGCACCTACATCCGCTCGCTCTGCCACCACATGGGATTCGCACTGGGTGTCGGGGGGCATATGCAGGAACTGCGCCGCACCCGCTCCGGAACGTTTGATGAATTGACCATGCATACGCTTCATGAACTGAAGGACGCATGCGTGGCGACTGAAGCCGGTGACAGGGCTGCTCTTGAGTCAATGGTGATGTCGGTCGATGCCGCGGTGCCGGATCTTCCGGTTGTTACTGTGCGCGATACTGCAATCGATGCGATCTGCCGGGGCGCGGTCCTTGCGGGAGTAGGAGTGATCAGCTGCGATGAGTTTGGAAAGAACCAGACTGTTGCCGTTCTCTCCCAGAAACGCGAATTTGTCTGCCTGGGCAAAGCGCTTGTCCCCTCATCCTCGTTCAAACCCGGTGAGACCGGGCTGGTAATTGCACCAACAGCGGTATTCCTGCAGCCGGGCACCTATCCCCGGGGCTGGACAAAATCCGATAAGCCGGTGCAGCACAATAAGAAACCGGCTAAAAAACCGGTCTCAAAACCTGCCAGAAGAACACCAGCCCAGTTCCAGAGAAAGAGATACCATTAA
- a CDS encoding tripartite tricarboxylate transporter permease yields MIEILLGVVIGVILGTLSGIIPGVHANTLAGVLLSLQVVLLSLLGPVALAGAMFAALITHTFVDAIPSTFLGIPDADTSLAVLPAHALCLEGNGEEAVRIAALGSACAMIIAVPLSILCFLVLPALQPYFDWWIGILLVASVGYMIVTSEAPGWAFGIFVVSGLLGTFSLHYAFLGWHTLAGGSAILMPLLTGLFGISVLLTSSQGKMPDQQFKGIRMEDRTMVKCSVLGTAAGVAVGWLPGLSTASANGVLASVIGYDKDRRAYILATNAANTSNAFIGLAALFALSRMRNGVMVALSELPLPSMSELTMIGVLAAVAAYLITVWLAKYAHHLNGIDVWLLNRAVITFIIILCILLTGPFGIMVLILATALGLVPHLVNVPRMYCMGAIMIPVMLYSFGIAGV; encoded by the coding sequence ATGATAGAGATCCTGCTGGGTGTCGTGATTGGCGTAATTCTCGGCACCCTCAGCGGGATCATCCCCGGGGTGCATGCCAATACCCTTGCCGGCGTGTTATTGAGTTTGCAGGTGGTGTTATTATCCCTTCTCGGGCCGGTCGCGCTTGCCGGTGCTATGTTTGCAGCTCTCATCACCCACACATTTGTTGATGCGATCCCCAGCACTTTCCTTGGTATTCCCGATGCCGATACGTCGCTTGCCGTGCTGCCCGCCCACGCTCTCTGCCTTGAAGGCAATGGCGAGGAAGCGGTGCGGATCGCTGCACTGGGCAGTGCCTGTGCGATGATAATTGCGGTGCCGCTATCGATTCTCTGTTTCCTGGTACTCCCGGCACTCCAGCCGTACTTTGACTGGTGGATAGGTATCCTGCTGGTTGCTTCGGTAGGGTACATGATCGTGACGAGTGAGGCACCGGGCTGGGCATTTGGCATATTTGTTGTATCCGGCCTGCTGGGAACATTCTCGCTACACTATGCATTTCTCGGCTGGCACACTCTTGCGGGGGGTAGTGCGATCCTCATGCCCCTTCTTACCGGGTTGTTTGGTATCTCGGTGCTTCTCACATCCTCGCAGGGGAAGATGCCTGATCAGCAGTTCAAAGGGATACGCATGGAAGACCGGACCATGGTGAAATGCTCGGTGCTTGGCACGGCTGCCGGTGTTGCTGTCGGGTGGCTACCCGGTCTTTCCACGGCATCTGCAAACGGGGTTCTCGCATCGGTGATTGGGTACGACAAGGATCGCCGCGCATATATCCTTGCAACGAATGCAGCGAACACCTCTAATGCCTTTATCGGCCTTGCCGCGCTTTTTGCCCTGTCAAGGATGCGCAACGGTGTGATGGTCGCGCTCTCGGAACTACCGCTCCCTTCGATGAGCGAACTCACGATGATTGGGGTGCTCGCTGCCGTTGCTGCGTACCTGATTACGGTATGGCTTGCAAAATATGCGCATCATCTCAATGGGATTGATGTGTGGTTGTTGAACCGGGCCGTTATTACATTTATTATCATCCTCTGCATCCTCCTAACCGGGCCATTCGGCATTATGGTCCTGATCCTTGCGACAGCCCTTGGCCTCGTGCCACATCTGGTGAATGTGCCGAGAATGTACTGCATGGGCGCGATCATGATCCCGGTGATGCTCTACTCGTTTGGCATCGCAGGTGTATGA
- a CDS encoding uroporphyrinogen-III synthase produces the protein MKIAVTRLSGKEKSDAARCAKAGHTCYSVHPLRSELREAAISAFVKGVDNNEFDCIFFTSALPAKIIAPLLKKVPRVIAIGPQTAKELEQAGIGCETLPGFYSRDFVPYLGDWIRGKHIGIPRADVPNPALIDAITAAGGIVHEFRCYGLEPTGETLALDTADAILFTSAMSYTKAIWTPRKDLLVMAIGDITAAAMRTGAVPAVVGDGSLEGTLAALNTYLDNNGSK, from the coding sequence ATGAAGATCGCAGTCACCCGTCTTTCAGGTAAAGAGAAGAGCGATGCTGCACGCTGTGCAAAGGCCGGGCATACCTGCTACAGCGTCCACCCGCTCCGCTCGGAACTGCGCGAAGCGGCGATCTCGGCGTTCGTCAAAGGAGTGGACAACAATGAGTTCGACTGTATCTTCTTCACAAGCGCCCTCCCGGCAAAGATTATTGCCCCGCTTCTCAAAAAGGTCCCCCGGGTGATCGCAATCGGCCCCCAGACCGCAAAAGAACTGGAGCAGGCCGGTATCGGGTGCGAGACACTCCCGGGTTTCTACTCGCGGGACTTTGTTCCCTATCTTGGCGACTGGATCCGGGGAAAACATATCGGCATTCCCCGCGCCGATGTCCCGAATCCCGCGCTCATCGATGCAATCACCGCAGCGGGGGGGATTGTCCACGAGTTCCGGTGCTACGGGCTTGAACCTACCGGAGAGACACTGGCACTGGATACGGCTGACGCGATTCTCTTTACCAGTGCCATGTCCTATACCAAAGCGATCTGGACACCGCGCAAGGATCTGCTCGTCATGGCAATTGGCGACATAACGGCAGCGGCCATGCGCACGGGCGCCGTGCCTGCAGTCGTGGGGGACGGGTCCCTTGAAGGAACTCTTGCAGCACTGAATACCTATCTCGACAATAACGGGAGCAAATAA